The genome window CCGCTTGTTGTTGCATATGCACTCGCAGGTACAGTTAATATCGATTTAACGAAGGATGCAATCGGTACGGATAAGGACGGTAATCCTGTTTATATTCGTGATATTTGGCCATCAATGCAAGAAATTAAGGATGAAGTTAATAGAGTAGTAACACCTGAAATTTTCCGTAAAGAATATGAAAATGTGTTCAATTCTAATGAACAATGGAATAAAATTGATACAACTGATGAAGCGTTATTTGAATGGGATGACGAGTCGACCTACATTCAAAACCCACCTTTCTTTGAAGGATTAGCGAAGAATGCTGGCACAGTTGAAGCATTGAACAATTTACGTGCAATCGGCCTGTTTGGCGACTCTGTAACTACTGACCATATTTCACCTGCTGGAGCAATAGCAAAAGATATGCCTGCAGGAAAGTATTTACAAGCGAAGGATGTATCACCAAGGAACTTTAACTCTTATGGTTCACGCCGAGGTAATCATGAAATTATGATGCGTGGTACGTTTGCTAATATCCGTATTCGTAATAAACTAGCACCCAATACAGAAGGTGGCTATACAACTTACTGGCCAACAGGAGAAGTAATGCCAATCTATGATGCAGCGATGAAGTATCAAGCATCAGGTACTGGATTAGTAGTATTCGGTGGAAAAGATTATGGCATGGGTTCTTCACGCGACTGGGCAGCGAAAGGTACGAATTTATTAGGTATAAAAACTGTTATAGCAGAGAGCTTTGAGCGTATTCACCGTTCAAACCTAGTAATGATGGGGGTATTACCACTACAATTCCAAAAAGGGCAAAATCTAGAGAAGCTTGGATTAACAGGTCAAGAAAGCTTTAATGTGGAAATTGATGAAAGTGTTAAACCACGTGATTTACTAAAAGTTACTGCAACAGATGAAACAGGTAAGACGACAGAATTTGAAGTTATCGCACGTTTCGATAGTGAGGTTGAAATTGATTACTACCGTCACGGTGGGATCCTGCAAATGGTTTTACGTGAAAGAATTGGAGCATAGCTAATAAGAAAAAGCGTTCTACATTATAAGTAGGACGCTTTTTTCGGTAATAATAATTGACATTAGAGCGAAAGGTATAAGATATATTCTATCAACAATTATCATTTGCGAATAATTTAAGAACAATCAGATGAATCCCTTTACAAAAGCGATGAATATACATACCATTTAGTTATAATGTTATATTTATTCATCAATGGATGAATTATAGGGGTGTCAAATGATGTATAAAAGAATGGCAGGATTAATGATTCTATTAGTATTGGCAGGTATATTAACAGCAAATATTATTGATCAAAACAAAAATAACAGTGCAGCATCAAATAGCAATGAGTATGATGTTAGTGGGGATACAAGCGTCCGTGGCGGGACAATTGCTCCAGTAGAAAGTGTTGGTATTAAACCAGGTGAATTAGCACCTGAGATTGAACTGGAAACAGCTGACGGCTCGAAGTTCAAATTATCGGATCTTCGCGGGAAGAAAGTTTTATTAAATTTCTGGGCGACATGGTGCCCGCCATGTAAAGAAGAAATGCCAGCAATGCAAGCGTTTTATGATACCTACCAAGATGAAATAGAGGTAATTGCTATTAATTTTGAAGAAAAAGACCAAAAGGTACGAGATTTTATCAATAACTCTGACTACACCTATATGGTTCCAATGGATGAAGATGGAGCTGTTGGGAAGGAATATGGAGTCTATACAATTCCTACAACGTATTTTATCGGTACTGATGGTATCGTTCAGCAGCCTAGAAGGGTCGGACCAATGACATATGAATTTATGGAAGAAATGCTCCATGCCTTAAATTAATGAAAAATTTTAATTACTTTTTAATTCATTATTATAAAATTTGATAAAAATGGTGATACTTCTAAATAATGTGAAGCATGCACTTACATCTTATTTACAGATGATATGTGGAACAAAATAGAGCATTTACTATAAGAATCGATTTCTATATCGTGACAACTATGATTATGCTCTTAAATAAGGAGTGAATCGCCATTTCATTGAAAAAGAAAGTTACATTCGAAGAGCTTGTTCAAGAAAATCGAAGACAAATCTTAGAAGATCGTCGATTATTAGACAAAATTGAACAAGAGTTAGAAATGAGAATGCATCAATCATTAAAAGTGAATGAAAACTAATATTAATGTCCCTCTCTGGCAGAAAGGGACATTTTTTCTCGTATAATTTTAATTTCTCTTGGTAAGATAATACCATTAGAAAGGAGAATGAAAATGACTGATAACTATAATAAACCAAACCCGGATGATCGTACTGACAATGTCGGTAAATTACAAAGTATGATACAAAATACGATTGAAAATATCGAAGAAGCAAATGAAACGATGCAATATTCAGATGGTGTAGAAAACGAACGAATAAAAGCCAAAAATAAACGCCGAGAAGAAGCTATCGAGGGAATGCGAGAAGAAATAAAAGATGAATCTTAATAAAACATCATTTTGAAATATGGCTGTTCCAAGCTTTTAAGTGAGTAACAGCCATATTTTGCGCTTAAGAGCTGAGAAAGTTTTCTTGCTTAAATGCTAAAATAAACGAATGGAACCTAAATCCATATAGACTGGGTTTAAGGTTCTTTTATTTAGCACTAGGAACACAACTTCCAATTTTCTAATTGATTTATGGTAATATAATAGAAATGTTGGAATTATTAGGGGGAACAAAGATTGAATAAAGTACGTACACCAATTGAAGTAAGATATC of Oceanobacillus zhaokaii contains these proteins:
- a CDS encoding TlpA family protein disulfide reductase: MMYKRMAGLMILLVLAGILTANIIDQNKNNSAASNSNEYDVSGDTSVRGGTIAPVESVGIKPGELAPEIELETADGSKFKLSDLRGKKVLLNFWATWCPPCKEEMPAMQAFYDTYQDEIEVIAINFEEKDQKVRDFINNSDYTYMVPMDEDGAVGKEYGVYTIPTTYFIGTDGIVQQPRRVGPMTYEFMEEMLHALN
- a CDS encoding FbpB family small basic protein, which codes for MSLKKKVTFEELVQENRRQILEDRRLLDKIEQELEMRMHQSLKVNEN
- the tlp gene encoding small acid-soluble spore protein Tlp, which gives rise to MTDNYNKPNPDDRTDNVGKLQSMIQNTIENIEEANETMQYSDGVENERIKAKNKRREEAIEGMREEIKDES